The genomic segment CGCTGCGGAAGCCGAGAGGATGGACACGGAAGCTCTCCTCTCGGAAGCCGATCGACTCGTGCATGGCACGACGGTCTCCACGAACGCGATCATTGAGGACGATGTCTCGACGACGGCGTTGATCTGTACCGACGGGTTCCGGGACACGCTGTGGTTCCGCGAAGGTGGCAAAGAAAAACCGTACGACTGGGACACTGACTATCCGGATCCGTACATTTCGCGATCGCTGACGTATGGCGTCGACGAGCGGGTGAACGCCGAAGGTGAGGTCGTTAGCCCGCTCGATGAGGAGCAGGCCCGGGAGGTCGTCCAGGAACTCGCCGAGTCCGATGTCGATGCAGTCGCTGTTTCGTTGCTCTGGTCACACACGAATCCCGTGCATGAGCGCACGATCGGCGAGATCATCGAGGATCTCGCCCCCGGACTTCACTATTCGCTCAGTCATGAGATCAATCCCGTCATTAGAGAGTACCGGCGGACCTCGTCGACCGCGATCGACGCCTCGTTATTTAATCTCGTGAGTGATTATCTCGCAAACCTTGACGCCGCGTTTACCGACGTCGGATACGAGGGTGACCCGCTCATCATCACCTCAAACGGTGGGGTTATGGAGGCAGCCGAGATCTCCCGGACCCCGATCTGGACGGTTGATTCAGGGCCGACGATGCTGCCCGTTGGTACGCATTCCTTTACGCAGGCTGAACTCGACGAAGATAACGTGATCGCACTCGATATGGGTGGCACGAGTCTTGATATGGGTGTCGTCAGAGACGGTGATATCTCCCGCAGTCGGGAAGCCGAGGTCGGCGACGACTATATGTTGGGCATTGAGAAAGTCGAGGTCGAGAGTATCGGCTCCGGCGGGGGAAGTATCGCGTGGGTTGACGAAGGCGGCCTGTTACACGTCGGTCCGGAAAGCGCCGGGGCGGATCCGGGCCCCGTGTGTTACATGCAAGGCGGTGACGAGCCGACGCTGACGGACGCCGCGCTCGTACTCGGCTATCTCAACGAGGAGTACTTCCTCGGTGGCGAGATGGACATCGACAAAGCGGCAGCCGAAGCAGCGATCGAGCGCGAGATCGCGGACGAGTTGGGCGTCGGCGTGCAAGAGGCGGCATATTCGATCTATGCGACCGCCAACCAGGATATCGTCAATGGTATCGAGGGCGTTACCATCGAACGGGGTATCGACCCCCGTAACTACGTCCTTTCGGG from the Natronococcus sp. AD-5 genome contains:
- a CDS encoding hydantoinase/oxoprolinase family protein: MSYQLAIDIGGTFTDLYLRDTDGGVNSIKVPTTEADLTEGLMNAITAAAEAERMDTEALLSEADRLVHGTTVSTNAIIEDDVSTTALICTDGFRDTLWFREGGKEKPYDWDTDYPDPYISRSLTYGVDERVNAEGEVVSPLDEEQAREVVQELAESDVDAVAVSLLWSHTNPVHERTIGEIIEDLAPGLHYSLSHEINPVIREYRRTSSTAIDASLFNLVSDYLANLDAAFTDVGYEGDPLIITSNGGVMEAAEISRTPIWTVDSGPTMLPVGTHSFTQAELDEDNVIALDMGGTSLDMGVVRDGDISRSREAEVGDDYMLGIEKVEVESIGSGGGSIAWVDEGGLLHVGPESAGADPGPVCYMQGGDEPTLTDAALVLGYLNEEYFLGGEMDIDKAAAEAAIEREIADELGVGVQEAAYSIYATANQDIVNGIEGVTIERGIDPRNYVLSGGGGALGVHAVEVARELQIDEILLPRGAGVISSIGGVVSDIRRDFSGSHFTTGSDFDHDEVNELLASLEDQAQEFLDRTAIPDEDQSLTFYTEARYPHQVWELEVELPFERLDDGNEQELMDRFRETHEETYGFKTEEDVEFLYWRVEAKGETGQTVHTTQPEPAADESVAPHSERDAFIDHERVSTPAYRAAALAPGVELDGPAFVDADNMTVVLPPDSELTVTERGNYHIRT